A part of Rhinoderma darwinii isolate aRhiDar2 chromosome 1, aRhiDar2.hap1, whole genome shotgun sequence genomic DNA contains:
- the CLDN23 gene encoding claudin-23, whose protein sequence is MRTPTVMIIGMVLAPCGLVLNLTSTVAPAWRTLSSLTDRPTDVVLSQGIWDICQETTTNQNKQCGQANVAYFSQLVVQVARALMISSLVVTSLGIALASWGVRCWEDVPNFLMSAFGGMVIFISGILSFIPIAWYNNQMYNMPSDGQLFTYVGYALVLGYLGSCLEIISGFSLMLCFVPPCKKCIKNRGKPTSAKYYSKKQTPYQEKPVSHVYSIQNNDYPTNRIGYSIGNDNYQHGKNASSVVSSPRSYTNPMDVTAGEHPGRYGRPASQLSSLPCDSDLL, encoded by the coding sequence ATGCGGACCCCCACTGTGATGATCATTGGCATGGTGCTTGCCCCCTGTGGGCTGGTGCTAAACCTCACCTCTACTGTGGCACCAGCCTGGCGGACCCTTAGTTCTTTGACTGACCGACCCACGGATGTAGTGCTGAGTCAGGGCATTTGGGATATTTGCCAGGAGACAACCACCAATCAGAACAAGCAATGTGGACAGGCGAACGTTGCATACTTCAGCCAACTGGTGGTGCAGGTTGCCCGGGCATTAATGATCAGCTCTCTGGTAGTCACTAGCCTGGGCATCGCTTTGGCCTCCTGGGGTGTACGCTGCTGGGAGGATGTACCGAACTTCCTAATGTCAGCATTTGGTGGTATGGTGATCTTCATCTCCGGAATCCTCAGCTTTATACCCATCGCCTGGTACAACAACCAGATGTACAACATGCCATCAGACGGTCAACTATTCACTTATGTTGGATACGCTCTGGTTCTCGGCTACCTGGGCAGCTGCCTGGAGATCATAAGTGGGTTCTCGCTAATGCTCTGCTTCGTGCCACCCTGTAAGAAATGCATAAAGAACAGGGGAAAACCTACTTCTGCCAAGTACTACAGCAAAAAGCAGACCCCCTACCAGGAAAAACCCGTCAGCCATGTCTACAGCATCCAGAACAATGACTATCCTACCAATAGGATTGGATACAGCATAGGGAATGACAACTACCAGCATGGGAAGAACGCCAGTTCTGTGGTTTCCAGTCCTAGGTCTTACACCAACCCCATGGATGTGACCGCTGGAGAGCACCCTGGAAGATATGGTAGACCTGCCAGCCAACTAAGTTCTCTACCTTGTGACTCTGATCTACTGTAG